The nucleotide window AAAGTATCGGTTCTAGGAGAAATTGGAATTACAAATCCGTGAGCTTCTTCATTAAGAACTTCTGAGATTCCTAAGACTTTTAAATATTCTTTATAATGTTTCTTTAAATCGATTTTTTGTTTGGTTTTGATAATTATACCAAGGCCTATTGACAAGTGGTTTTTCTTTGGGAAACACCAGCCATAACCATTAGGCACAATATCAATATCGAAACGAACGTTTTTAGACAATCGTTCAAAGTCCGTTTGAGGAACCTCAACTTCATATTCCAAAGCCGGAATAATAGTCCGTGATTCTTCCCATCCTGCAATTTTAGCAACCGGGCTTAAAGCTCCATCCCCTGCAATGATAAATTTGGCTTGTACATCCCCTTCCGAAGTATGAATTGTTTGAATATCTCCGAAAGTAATATCCAAAACTTTGTGATTTTGTAAAAGAGCAACGCCATTTTCTTTTGCTTTTTCTACAATCAAATTGTCAAAAGCATCACGCATCACCATACTGATTATCGGTTCCTCCCTACTTGTTGTAATTTTGGTGTTAATCTTAGAAAAATAAGTATCTATCTCGAAAAATTCTTTTTCTACAACGGATGAAATATCAAAAGGCATACTTTTTCTCCCTCTGTAAACTAATCCTCCCCCACACGTTTTATATCTTGGCAAAATCTCTTTTTCGATAATTACAACTGAAATTCCGCTTTTAGACAATTCAAAAGCCGCCGAAGCTCCCGCCGGACCACTACCAATTATAGCTACATCAAATGATTTCATTCGTTTTTTTTTCAAAACTAAATCAATCGTTCTAAAAAGCAAAATTTTGATTTTAAATTCCTGATTTTTCTTTACCAACCCCCAATCATATATTAGCATTAATTTAAGTTTCGAACTAGCTTCGATTGTTGTTTTTTTAAGCAGAAACATTTGGCATTATTTGAAAGCATACTCCAGCCATCCACTATATCTATTGCGCCTCTCGTCTTTTGGGACGAGACGGCACAATAGGATGCCGTTTCTGTCTGGGCTAAGGGTCAACATTTTGTTTTTCAGCTATTAACCAAATCAAATTACGTTTTTTTAATAAAGATAGATTCTCAGATATTTTTTCGAACTCATTTATTATAAGAGTTTACTAAACTTTAGATAAAAAATATCCATCGAACAAAAAAAGTTACTACTTTAGCCCGTTGTCAAACCCCACAATTCATGAGAACCCGAAAACAAAAAATATTCTTAGCTACAAAAATAATTGTTGTCCTTTTACTCCTTACAATCATAGGCCTTTTTAGCTTCAGAGAAAATCTTTTGCACCAAATTATTGCAAAAACTTCCATTACGATGGAATCTGACTACAACAGTAAATTTTCGGTAAAAAAAGCCTCTTTCGATGGTCTTGCGGGTGTTGATCTTACAGACATTACTTTAGTTCCAAAAAATGCAGACACGCTTTTCAAAATCCAAAAAATGAAAACCAGTGTCAATCTTTGGCGTTTATTGCTTGGCGATGTGCAACTCGGAACCCTTGAAATAAAAAATGGTTATGTACAATTGACCAAAAAAGGAAATATCAAAAACTTCGCCGCTTTCCTCAAAAAAGACAAAAGCGAACCCGTTAGCACTAAAAAAAGAGATTACGCCGAATTTGCCTATCGTATTATCTCCAAAGTCCTCAATTTGGTCCCAACCGATATGACAATGCAAAATCTTGTCTTCAAACTCGATGACAATGGCAAGAAAGCGACCGTAAATTTTAAAAACCTGACGTTACACCAAACCAAATTGGAATCCTCAATCGAAGTCAAAACCAACACTTTTGCACAGCGATGGAGAATCAACGGAATGGCTGACCCAAGAAATAAAAAAGGAGATCTTCATTTTTTCAACATAGACACCGGCGCAATCAAAGTGCCTTACTTTGACGAACGCTACAACCTGAAAGCCAGTTTTGACTCGATCCGTTTCAATATTCAAAACATTGATATGAGTCACGGTGAACTGCATTTTGACGGATTTAGTTCGATTACCAATTTGAAATTAAACCATAAAAGAATTGCCAACAAAGACGTTAATATCAAAAATGCCCGATTTGATTTCCGTTTCTTGCTAGGCAGCGATTTTATTTCTATCGACAGCAGTTCGACCGTCCAATTCAACAAAATAAAAATACATCCGTATCTTTCATACAACACCGAAGAAGACACCGTTTACAGACTAAGGCTTAAAACTCCAAAAATCAAAACTCAGGATTTCATCACTTCCTTACCTGATGGATTGTTTACCCACTTTCAAGGAATGGAAGCAACGGGTGATTTCGATTATAATTTGGATTTCATGTTCAACAAAAACAAACCGAACACCATTGTTTTCAAAAGCAATGTCAACAAACGGGATGTAAAAATAACCAAATACGGAAATATTGACCTTAACAAATTAAACGGGGAATTCACTTATCGGGCGATCGATAAAGGAGTACTGCAGCGTCCGGTTTTTGTGGGCGCAAGCAATCCATATTACACTCCTTTGGATCAAATTTCTCCTTACCTACAGAAATGTGTTTTGACTTCCGAAGATCCTTCGTTCATGTCGCATCACGGTTTTATAAACGAAGCCTTCAAACAATCGATTCTTAAAAACATCCGTACCAAAAAATTCTCCCGAGGAGCAAGCACCATAAGCATGCAATTGGTTAAAAACGTTTTCCTTACCAGAGAAAAAACGTTGTCCAGAAAACTAGAAGAAATTCTGTTGGTTTATATAATTGAAGGCAACCGAATCACGAGCAAACAACGTATGCTTGAAGTGTATTTCAATATTATCGAATGGGGACCAAACGTATATGGAATTGGCGAGGCTGCCGAATTTTATTTCCAGAAAAAACCAGCCGATTTGAATGTACGCGAATGTTTGTTCCTAGCTACTGTTATCCCAAAACCAAAGAAATTCATGTGGCAATTTGACCAGGAAGGTTTACAGAAAGCTTATGCCACCAAGCAACAAGCATTCTTGAGAAATCTGATGTTCCGCCGTGGTTTATTAGTTCCTGAAGATACTGTTGGCTTGTCAGCTCCGGTAACGCTTACAGGTCGAGCACATTCGCTATTGAACATCAAACCAAAAGACACAACCGTAATTGATAGTGTAGAAATGAAAGAAGAATTTGATTTCTAAAACTTTTTGATTCTTAGGTATTTAACCGCAAGGTTCGCAAAGAACGCAAAGCTTTACGAACCTTGTGGTTTTTTCTTTGCGCCTTTGCGGTTTTAACCCAGATTCCACATTAGAAATCTACTACGGAATCTGAATTTAAGGAGCCGGATCTGGAATAATTGCCTGAATAGCGTTTATCTCCTTCAAAATTTCATCTGAAAGTACAACATCAATAGTATCAATATTTTCTTTAAGTTGTTCCATCGTAGTAGCTCCAATAATGGAACTCGTTACAAAAAGCTGTTGCAATACAAAAGCCTGAGCCAATTGAGTTAAAGTCAAATCATGTTTGTGGGCGACTTCTTGATACAATTTTGTTGCCTCGGTGGATTTGGCACTGCTGTATCTCGAATACTGCGGAAACAAACTCAATCTCGTATTAGGTTGTTTTTCTCCCGACAAATATTTTCCGGATAATACCCCAAAAGCCAAAGGTGAATACGCCAATAATCCAACATTCTCCCTAAAACAAACCTCAGCAGATGCGTTTTCAAAAAGTCGGTTCAACAATGAATATGGATTTTGAATGGTTTTAATTCTTGGCAAATTATGGTATTTACTTTCTTCCAGAAAACGCATGATTCCCCACGGATTTTCATTGGAAACGCCAATATGTTTGATCTTTCCGGCTTTTACAAAACCATCCAATACTTCTAAAACTTCATAAAAATTATCTTCCCATGCATCTTCCTGAAATTTATACCCACGTTGTCCAAAACAATTCGTTTTACGCTCCGGCCAATGCAATTGATAAAGATCCAAATAATCAGTTTGAAGACGTTGCAAACTTTTGTCCAAAGCGTACTCAATACTAGCAGGAGAAAAATCCAATTTATCTCGCATATAACCAAAATTTGCATTTGGACCGGCAATTTTGGACGCAAGAACCACTTCTTCTCTTTTTCCGGTTTTCTTGAACCAAGTACCAATAATTCTTTCGGTACTTCCATACGTTTCTTTTTTGGACGGAATCGAATACATCTCGGCGGTATCAAAAAAGTTCACTCCTCTTTCAAGCGCATAATCCATCTGTGCATGCCCTTCGGATTCAGTGTTTTGTTGTCCAAAAGTCATTGTACCAAGACATATTTTACTGACTTTAATATCGGTATTCGGTAAAGTGGTGTATTTCATTTTTTTTAATTTTTATGAGACTAAGCTTCTAATAGCCTAAGTTTTTTTTGAAACAAATATAAAAATTAGTTCTCCCTTTTTTATTTGGCTTTACCTAAATATTAACAAAAAAAGGTTCACGCAAAACGTAAACCTTTTTATACTTAACAACTTAGTCTCTTATAAACTTCCTCCTAAAACTGATTTAGCATTTTTGAAATTTCATCTAACCTTGGAGTCAAAATAATTTCGATTCTTCTATTTTTAGATTTCCCTTCAGATGTAGAATTGCTGGCTACCGGAGCATATTCGCTTCTACCCGCAGCAGTAAGATTTTGTTTGTTTACTTTACTGTTTTCTCCCAAAATAGTTACAATCGCAGTCGCTCTTTTGGTCGAAAGATCCCAATTATCTGCAATTGGCCCTGAACCAGCATATGGATCATTATCGGTATGACCTTCTATCAGCACAGAAATATCAGGATTATCTCCCAACACTTTCCCAACCTCAACAACTGCTCTTTTCCCTTCGGTTCCTACAGCCCAACTACCGGAATTGAACAGCAATTTATTTTCCATAGAAACATATACTTTTCCGTTTTTTTGCTCAACTGTCAGACCTTTGCCTTCAAAACCATTAAGCGCTTTTGAAAGCGTTTCTTTTAGTTTTTTCATACTAGCTTCTTTGGCAGCGATCAGCTCTTCCAATTCTTTCAAACGCTGAGCACTTGCATTTAATTTTTCTTCTTCAGCTGCCAGTGCTTTTGCTTTTGCATCTAATTGTGCCAATAAATCACGGTTCTTTTTCATATTGGCCTCCAATGCTTCATTGCTGTTTTTTTCCAAAGCGGCATAGGAATCCTGCATCACTTTCATTTTGTTTTTAGCAGCATCATAATCGGCTTGTACTTTTGCCAGATTGGATTTTACATTGTCTAAATTGCTTTGCAAAGCAGCTTTCTCTGACTCCAATTGTTTTTTGGATGCCAATAAAGCGGCATTTTCGCCAGCCATAGTTTGGTTTTCTTTTTTCAGATTGGCGTATTGCGCTTCAAGATCGTTGTAGATTTTCTTGGAAACACAAGAGGTGGACAGCCCCAGAATTAAAAGTCCGATAAAAACTTTTTTGATCATTTGATTTATTTTTTGAATTTGATTTTTGAAATTGATATTGGTTTTTTATTCGATTTCTACCAAAATCGGACAATGATCCGAATGCATGGCATCTGGTAATATAACGGCTCTTTTTAATTTTTCTTTCAACGAATCACTTACCAGATTATAATCGATACGCCAACCCTTGTTATTTCCACGGGCTCCGGCACGATAACTCCACCAGGAATATTGGTGTGGTTCTTTGTTAAAATGACGAAAACTATCTACAAAACCGGACTTCATAAATTTATCAAGCCAAGCTCTTTCTTCGGGCAAAAATCCTGAAACGTTTTTATTCCGAATTGGGTCATGAATATCAATAGCCTCGTGACAAATGTTGTAATCTCCACAAATAATAAGATTAGGAACCTCTTTTTTGAGTTCGTCAATATATTTTTGAAAATCATCCATGTACATAAACTTGTGGCCCAAACGATCTTCGTTTGTCCCCGAGGGCAAATACAAACTCATTACGGAGCAGTCATCAAAATCGGCACGAAGATTACGTCCTTCAAAATCCATATGCTCGATTCCGGTTCCGTATACAACATTTTTAGGTTCTATTTTTGACAGAATAGCAACTCCGCTGTAACCTTTCTTGGTCGCAGGATAGTAATATTGATAGGGATAGCCAGCGGCTGTAATATCAGAAACTGGAATTTGTTCTTCGATTGCTTTGATTTCCTGTAAACAGATCACATCTGGACTGGCATGTTGTAACCATTCTAAAAATCCTTTGGTTATGGCAGCACGAATTCCGTTTACATTGTAAGAGATTATTTTCATATATTAAATTTATTGTTTTTATCGATCATTATGTAATTGCTTTGCCAATTCGTCCCGATAATTATCGGAACTCGGGTCGCAAATCATCAATTAGTATTTGTAACCAATTTTCAGTCATGCTCATTTCATTAGCCCTTGATTAAACCAAAATCATTTTTGATAGAAACAGGTTCTCAAAACCAATTTTTTATCAAAATTTTGGAAGATTATTATTTTTGTGGAATCCAAAAATAGTAAAAAGTAAAAAGATTGATTCAAAAAAAAAACATAAAAATGGAGTATTTTGCTATCTTTGTCTCTTGCTCAAAAAAGAAAAAATAAATGGGTTTAGTTACCGCAAAAGAAGTTGCAAAGGCAATAAAGACGGACAAGTATGGTGTTTTCGGTACTTTTTCCGGTTGGTTGTTGATGAAAGCTTTAAAAATTTCGACATTAAACAAAATCTATGACAGGAACAAGCATTTAAAGGAGTTACCATTCCTTAATGCTATTCTGGACGAGTTTCAAATTAAATTTGAAATTCCTGAAGAAGATTTTAAACGTTTGCCAAAAGACGGTGCTTATGTTACCATTTCAAATCATCCGCTTGGCGGAATTGATGGCATTTTGTTGTTGAAACTAATGCTCGAAAAAGAACCCAATTTTAAAATTATAGCTAACTTTTTACTGCATCGCATCGACCCAATGAAGCCGTATATCATGCCGGTGAATCCTTTTGAAAACCATAAGGACGCCAAGTCCAGCGTGGTGGGAATTAAGGAAACACTACGTCATCTTAAAGACGGTAAACCATTGGGAATGTTCCCCGCAGGAGAAGTTTCTACCTACAAAGACGGAAAATTGGTTGTTGATAAAGAATGGGAAGAAGGAGCAATTAAAGTAATTCGAAAAGCGCAAGTTCCTGTAGTCCCTATTTATTTCCATGCCAAAAACAGTCGTTTGTTTTATCTTTTATCCAAAATAGATGACACACTGAGAACGGCCAAATTACCCTCGGAATTATTGACCCAAAAAGACCGCATTATAAAAGTGCGAATTGGAAAACCAATTTCGGTAGCCGAACAAAACGAATACGAATCGATTGAGGAATACACGGAATTCTTAAGAAAGAAAACCTATATGTTGGCCAATCCTTTTGAAAAAGACAACAATTTCCTGAATACGGCCAATTTAAAAATCCAAAAAAATCCAAAAGAAATTGCTTCTGCCGCAAGTCAAGAAAAAATTGTGAAGGAAATTGATGCTTTACGCAAAAAGGATCATCGATTACTGCAAAGCAAAAATTATGAGGTCTTTTTTACCCGTGCAAAAGAAATCCCAAATGTTCTTCATGAAATAGGACGTTTGAGAGAAATTACTTTTAGAGAAATAGGGGAAGGAACCAACGAATCTATAGATATTGATTCCTACGACAAATATTACCATCATATGTTTTTGTGGGACAATGATGAGCAAAAAATTGCAGGCGCCTACAGAATGGGATTGGGTTCCGAAATCTATCCAAAATATGGAATAGAAGGATTTTATTTGACCGATTTATTCCGTTTTGAACCTGAATTATATGAAATGTTGCACCATTCCATCGAAATGGGACGTGCTTTTATCGTAAAAGAATACCAACAAAAACCAATGCCTCTTTTCTTGCTTTGGAAAGGAATTATTCA belongs to Flavobacterium aquiphilum and includes:
- a CDS encoding geranylgeranyl reductase family protein; the protein is MKSFDVAIIGSGPAGASAAFELSKSGISVVIIEKEILPRYKTCGGGLVYRGRKSMPFDISSVVEKEFFEIDTYFSKINTKITTSREEPIISMVMRDAFDNLIVEKAKENGVALLQNHKVLDITFGDIQTIHTSEGDVQAKFIIAGDGALSPVAKIAGWEESRTIIPALEYEVEVPQTDFERLSKNVRFDIDIVPNGYGWCFPKKNHLSIGLGIIIKTKQKIDLKKHYKEYLKVLGISEVLNEEAHGFVIPISPRTDTFVRNNVFLIGDSAGFADPVVAEGISNAIVSGVLVAKSIVESKLDSIRAAELYHEKLEQGLLPEIRTGVVLSKYFYQSRRLRNLFAKKFGNHLSNAMTDVFMGERTYPKDYKASIRRRIKEAIF
- a CDS encoding transglycosylase domain-containing protein, whose product is MRTRKQKIFLATKIIVVLLLLTIIGLFSFRENLLHQIIAKTSITMESDYNSKFSVKKASFDGLAGVDLTDITLVPKNADTLFKIQKMKTSVNLWRLLLGDVQLGTLEIKNGYVQLTKKGNIKNFAAFLKKDKSEPVSTKKRDYAEFAYRIISKVLNLVPTDMTMQNLVFKLDDNGKKATVNFKNLTLHQTKLESSIEVKTNTFAQRWRINGMADPRNKKGDLHFFNIDTGAIKVPYFDERYNLKASFDSIRFNIQNIDMSHGELHFDGFSSITNLKLNHKRIANKDVNIKNARFDFRFLLGSDFISIDSSSTVQFNKIKIHPYLSYNTEEDTVYRLRLKTPKIKTQDFITSLPDGLFTHFQGMEATGDFDYNLDFMFNKNKPNTIVFKSNVNKRDVKITKYGNIDLNKLNGEFTYRAIDKGVLQRPVFVGASNPYYTPLDQISPYLQKCVLTSEDPSFMSHHGFINEAFKQSILKNIRTKKFSRGASTISMQLVKNVFLTREKTLSRKLEEILLVYIIEGNRITSKQRMLEVYFNIIEWGPNVYGIGEAAEFYFQKKPADLNVRECLFLATVIPKPKKFMWQFDQEGLQKAYATKQQAFLRNLMFRRGLLVPEDTVGLSAPVTLTGRAHSLLNIKPKDTTVIDSVEMKEEFDF
- a CDS encoding NADP(H)-dependent aldo-keto reductase, which encodes MKYTTLPNTDIKVSKICLGTMTFGQQNTESEGHAQMDYALERGVNFFDTAEMYSIPSKKETYGSTERIIGTWFKKTGKREEVVLASKIAGPNANFGYMRDKLDFSPASIEYALDKSLQRLQTDYLDLYQLHWPERKTNCFGQRGYKFQEDAWEDNFYEVLEVLDGFVKAGKIKHIGVSNENPWGIMRFLEESKYHNLPRIKTIQNPYSLLNRLFENASAEVCFRENVGLLAYSPLAFGVLSGKYLSGEKQPNTRLSLFPQYSRYSSAKSTEATKLYQEVAHKHDLTLTQLAQAFVLQQLFVTSSIIGATTMEQLKENIDTIDVVLSDEILKEINAIQAIIPDPAP
- a CDS encoding OmpA family protein, yielding MIKKVFIGLLILGLSTSCVSKKIYNDLEAQYANLKKENQTMAGENAALLASKKQLESEKAALQSNLDNVKSNLAKVQADYDAAKNKMKVMQDSYAALEKNSNEALEANMKKNRDLLAQLDAKAKALAAEEEKLNASAQRLKELEELIAAKEASMKKLKETLSKALNGFEGKGLTVEQKNGKVYVSMENKLLFNSGSWAVGTEGKRAVVEVGKVLGDNPDISVLIEGHTDNDPYAGSGPIADNWDLSTKRATAIVTILGENSKVNKQNLTAAGRSEYAPVASNSTSEGKSKNRRIEIILTPRLDEISKMLNQF
- a CDS encoding exodeoxyribonuclease III; its protein translation is MKIISYNVNGIRAAITKGFLEWLQHASPDVICLQEIKAIEEQIPVSDITAAGYPYQYYYPATKKGYSGVAILSKIEPKNVVYGTGIEHMDFEGRNLRADFDDCSVMSLYLPSGTNEDRLGHKFMYMDDFQKYIDELKKEVPNLIICGDYNICHEAIDIHDPIRNKNVSGFLPEERAWLDKFMKSGFVDSFRHFNKEPHQYSWWSYRAGARGNNKGWRIDYNLVSDSLKEKLKRAVILPDAMHSDHCPILVEIE
- a CDS encoding lysophospholipid acyltransferase family protein, translated to MGLVTAKEVAKAIKTDKYGVFGTFSGWLLMKALKISTLNKIYDRNKHLKELPFLNAILDEFQIKFEIPEEDFKRLPKDGAYVTISNHPLGGIDGILLLKLMLEKEPNFKIIANFLLHRIDPMKPYIMPVNPFENHKDAKSSVVGIKETLRHLKDGKPLGMFPAGEVSTYKDGKLVVDKEWEEGAIKVIRKAQVPVVPIYFHAKNSRLFYLLSKIDDTLRTAKLPSELLTQKDRIIKVRIGKPISVAEQNEYESIEEYTEFLRKKTYMLANPFEKDNNFLNTANLKIQKNPKEIASAASQEKIVKEIDALRKKDHRLLQSKNYEVFFTRAKEIPNVLHEIGRLREITFREIGEGTNESIDIDSYDKYYHHMFLWDNDEQKIAGAYRMGLGSEIYPKYGIEGFYLTDLFRFEPELYEMLHHSIEMGRAFIVKEYQQKPMPLFLLWKGIIHTTLHHPEHKFLIGGVSISNQFSDFSKSLMIEFMKSNFYDPYIAQYIHPKKAFRIKLKDADKDFIFDEAEADLNKFDKLIDELEPGSLRLPVLIKKYIKQNARVVAFNVDPLFNNAIDGLMYIRISDLPDSTVRPVMEEFQAELERKLNEKED